A DNA window from Mycolicibacter terrae contains the following coding sequences:
- a CDS encoding F0F1 ATP synthase subunit B/delta — MSTFIGQLAGFAVIVWLLVKFVVPPVRKLMADQQESVRRQLEEAAAAAARLAEAGQAHSTALANAESEAQRVTAEARTDAERIAEQLRGQAGVDAERVKTTGGQQVGLMRAQLIRELRSGLGAEAVQRAAELVRDYVADPKRQAATVDRFLDELEAMAPKSIDVESPIQARMRSASREALAGLLDKFGEVTGDLDEQGLSALAADLTAVAELLERETVVARHLSQPTEDASPKLRLVQRLFADKIGAPALALVTDAASARWSNQADLIAAVEHVARQTLLLSAERQGTVDEVEDQLFRFSRVIDAQPRLDALLGDTASPAAGRVGLLRNIIGGGSGASPITTALLEQTIRLLRGQSAHQAVTELAQIAVARRGEVVAHVGAAAELSEAQRSRLNTVLSRIYNHPVRVQVGVDPALLGGLAISVGDEVIDGTLASRLAAAKTQLPD, encoded by the coding sequence ATGTCGACATTCATCGGACAGCTGGCCGGCTTTGCGGTCATCGTCTGGCTGTTGGTCAAGTTCGTGGTTCCGCCGGTGCGCAAGCTGATGGCCGACCAGCAGGAGTCGGTGCGCCGGCAGTTGGAAGAGGCTGCCGCGGCCGCCGCCCGGCTGGCCGAGGCCGGCCAGGCGCACTCCACCGCGCTGGCCAACGCCGAGAGCGAGGCGCAGCGGGTCACCGCCGAAGCCCGCACCGACGCCGAGCGGATCGCCGAGCAACTGCGCGGTCAGGCCGGTGTCGACGCCGAACGCGTCAAGACCACCGGCGGCCAGCAGGTCGGTCTGATGCGTGCCCAGTTGATCCGCGAACTGCGGTCCGGCCTCGGGGCGGAAGCCGTACAGCGGGCGGCCGAGCTGGTTCGCGACTACGTCGCCGACCCGAAACGGCAGGCCGCCACCGTCGACCGGTTCCTCGACGAGCTCGAAGCGATGGCGCCGAAGTCGATCGACGTCGAATCGCCGATCCAGGCCCGCATGCGCTCCGCCAGCCGGGAGGCGCTGGCGGGCCTGCTGGACAAATTCGGCGAGGTGACAGGCGACCTGGATGAGCAGGGCTTGTCCGCTCTGGCCGCTGACCTGACCGCGGTCGCCGAACTGCTCGAGCGCGAGACCGTGGTGGCACGGCACCTGAGCCAGCCGACCGAGGACGCCTCGCCGAAGCTGCGCCTGGTGCAGCGGCTGTTCGCCGACAAGATCGGTGCTCCCGCCCTGGCGCTGGTGACCGACGCCGCGTCTGCCCGGTGGTCCAACCAGGCCGACCTGATCGCGGCGGTCGAACACGTCGCCCGGCAGACGCTGCTGCTCTCCGCCGAGCGCCAAGGCACGGTCGATGAGGTGGAGGACCAGCTTTTCCGGTTCTCCCGCGTGATCGACGCCCAACCCCGGCTGGACGCCCTGCTCGGTGACACCGCATCGCCGGCTGCGGGCCGGGTCGGGTTGCTGCGCAACATCATCGGCGGTGGAAGCGGCGCCAGCCCGATCACGACGGCGCTGCTGGAGCAGACCATCCGGTTGCTGCGCGGTCAGTCCGCGCACCAGGCGGTCACCGAACTCGCCCAGATCGCGGTGGCGCGCCGCGGCGAGGTGGTGGCGCACGTCGGCGCGGCCGCCGAACTGAGCGAAGCCCAGCGCAGCCGGCTCAACACCGTGCTGAGTCGGATCTACAACCACCCGGTGCGTGTGCAGGTCGGCGTCGACCCCGCACTGCTGGGCGGGCTGGCGATCTCGGTCGGCGACGAGGTGATCGACGGGACGCTTGCCTCGCGCCTGGCCGCCGCGAAGACGCAGTTGCCCGACTGA
- the prfA gene encoding peptide chain release factor 1: MTRSIQAIDALLAEHAALETQLSDPELHNNPIEARRAGRRFAQLAPIVATHRKLESARGDLEAARELAADDASFAAEVPELEARVAELDIALTDMLAPRDPHDADDIVLEVKSGEGGEESALFAADLARMYIRYAERHGWSVTVLDETTSDLGGYKDATITIASKGDSADGVWSKMKFEGGVHRVQRVPVTESQGRVHTSAAGVLVYPEPDEVGEVQVDESDLRIDVYRSSGKGGQGVNTTDSAVRITHLPTGIVVTCQNERSQLQNKARALQVLAARLQALAEEQAQADASADRASQIRTVDRSERIRTYNFPENRITDHRIGYKSHNLDQVLDGDLDALFDALAAADRESRLQETP, from the coding sequence ATGACCCGCAGCATTCAGGCGATCGATGCCCTGCTGGCCGAACACGCGGCGCTGGAAACTCAACTCTCCGACCCCGAACTGCACAACAATCCGATCGAGGCCCGCCGCGCCGGGCGCCGCTTCGCCCAGTTGGCGCCGATCGTCGCCACCCACCGCAAGCTCGAGTCGGCCCGCGGCGACCTGGAGGCTGCCCGTGAGCTGGCCGCCGACGACGCATCGTTCGCCGCGGAGGTGCCCGAGCTGGAGGCCCGCGTCGCCGAACTGGACATCGCGCTCACCGACATGCTCGCGCCCCGTGACCCGCACGATGCCGACGACATCGTGCTCGAGGTCAAATCCGGCGAGGGCGGCGAGGAATCGGCGCTGTTCGCCGCCGACCTGGCCCGGATGTACATCCGCTACGCCGAACGGCACGGCTGGTCGGTGACGGTGCTCGACGAGACCACCTCCGACCTCGGCGGCTACAAGGACGCGACGATCACCATCGCCAGCAAGGGCGACAGCGCCGACGGCGTCTGGTCGAAGATGAAGTTCGAGGGCGGGGTGCACCGCGTGCAGCGGGTGCCGGTGACCGAGTCCCAGGGCCGGGTCCACACCTCCGCCGCCGGCGTGCTCGTCTACCCCGAACCCGACGAGGTCGGCGAGGTACAGGTCGACGAGTCGGACCTGCGTATCGACGTCTACCGGTCCTCGGGCAAGGGCGGCCAGGGCGTCAACACCACCGACTCCGCGGTGCGCATCACCCATCTGCCGACCGGGATCGTGGTCACCTGCCAGAACGAGCGGTCCCAGTTGCAGAACAAGGCCAGGGCACTGCAGGTCCTGGCGGCCCGGCTGCAGGCACTCGCCGAGGAGCAGGCGCAGGCCGACGCCTCGGCCGATCGTGCCAGCCAGATCCGCACCGTGGACCGCAGCGAGCGCATCCGCACCTACAACTTCCCGGAGAACCGGATCACCGACCATCGCATCGGCTACAAGTCGCACAACCTCGATCAGGTTCTCGACGGAGACCTCGACGCGCTGTTCGACGCGCTGGCCGCCGCCGACAGAGAATCCCGGTTGCAGGAGACGCCGTGA
- the rpmE gene encoding 50S ribosomal protein L31: MKSGIHPAYGETTVVCGCGNSFTTRSTKESGHIVVEVCSQCHPFYTGKQKILDSGGRVARFEKRYGKRKAGSAADAAEATDK, translated from the coding sequence ATGAAATCTGGCATTCACCCCGCCTACGGCGAGACCACCGTGGTCTGCGGTTGTGGCAACAGCTTCACCACCCGCAGCACCAAGGAGAGTGGCCACATCGTGGTCGAGGTCTGCTCGCAGTGCCACCCCTTCTACACCGGCAAGCAGAAGATTCTCGACAGTGGCGGCCGGGTCGCCCGCTTCGAGAAGCGCTACGGCAAGCGCAAGGCCGGCTCCGCAGCCGACGCGGCAGAAGCCACCGACAAGTAG
- a CDS encoding L-threonylcarbamoyladenylate synthase, with the protein MTEVFDCTDVEQRAAGIAAAIDAVRGGRLTVLPTDTVYGIGADAFNAAGVTALLAAKGRGREMPVGVLVGSWNSIDGLALVVPDTARELIRAFWPGAISIIVTQAPSLQWDLGEAHGTVMVRMPLHPVALEVLKAVGPMAVSSANVSGGAPAVDAAEARRQLGEAVDVYLDAGPAEQGEASTIVDLTGPAPRIVRGGPVSAEQIGAVLGLDPAALTGAS; encoded by the coding sequence ATGACAGAGGTTTTCGACTGCACCGACGTCGAGCAGCGTGCCGCGGGCATCGCGGCGGCGATCGACGCGGTGCGCGGCGGCCGGCTGACGGTGCTGCCCACCGACACCGTCTACGGCATCGGCGCCGACGCCTTCAATGCCGCCGGGGTGACTGCGCTGCTGGCAGCCAAAGGACGTGGCCGTGAGATGCCGGTGGGCGTGCTGGTCGGATCATGGAACTCCATCGACGGGCTGGCCCTGGTGGTGCCCGATACCGCCCGCGAGCTGATCCGGGCGTTCTGGCCCGGGGCGATCAGCATCATCGTCACCCAGGCGCCGTCACTGCAGTGGGACCTCGGTGAAGCCCACGGCACCGTCATGGTGCGCATGCCGCTGCACCCGGTGGCGCTCGAGGTACTCAAAGCCGTGGGCCCGATGGCGGTGTCGAGCGCCAACGTCTCCGGTGGCGCACCGGCCGTCGACGCCGCCGAGGCGCGCCGCCAACTCGGCGAGGCCGTCGACGTCTACCTTGACGCGGGCCCGGCCGAACAGGGGGAGGCCTCGACGATCGTCGACCTGACCGGACCCGCGCCGCGCATCGTCCGGGGCGGGCCGGTCTCGGCCGAGCAGATCGGGGCGGTGCTGGGGCTGGACCCGGCCGCGCTGACGGGGGCGTCGTGA
- the thrB gene encoding homoserine kinase, whose translation MVQLLPSGLTASVAVAASSANLGPGFDSLGLALGLYDEVIVETVEAGLVVQVEGEGAGQVPLTSDHLVVQGIQRGLREVGVDVPGMVVRCRNAIPHQRGLGSSAAAVVGGLAAVNGLVAQLDRPGLSESQLIQLASEFEGHPDNAAAAVLGGAVVSWTASSGEAAAEQVDYAAAALRLHPDIHLFPAIPQRRSSTAETRMLLPERVSHRDARFNVSRAALLVVALTERPDLLMTATEDVLHQPQRAAAQPESAQFLQLLRRHGIAAVLSGAGPAVIALSTAAELPAEVLEDPAARGFAVSEMRVGDAVKWNTGVVVPG comes from the coding sequence GTGGTCCAACTGTTGCCGAGCGGGTTGACGGCCAGCGTCGCGGTGGCGGCGTCGAGCGCCAACCTGGGCCCCGGCTTCGACAGCCTCGGCCTGGCACTGGGCCTCTACGACGAGGTCATCGTCGAGACGGTCGAGGCCGGCCTGGTGGTGCAGGTCGAGGGGGAGGGCGCCGGCCAGGTTCCGCTGACGTCGGATCATCTTGTGGTCCAAGGCATCCAGCGCGGGCTGCGGGAAGTCGGTGTCGACGTCCCCGGGATGGTGGTGCGCTGCCGCAACGCCATCCCGCACCAGCGTGGGCTGGGCTCGTCGGCGGCCGCGGTGGTCGGAGGCTTGGCCGCGGTCAACGGCCTTGTCGCGCAACTTGATCGGCCCGGGCTGTCGGAATCCCAGTTGATCCAGCTGGCTTCGGAATTCGAGGGCCACCCCGACAACGCCGCCGCCGCGGTGCTGGGCGGTGCCGTGGTCTCGTGGACCGCGAGCAGCGGCGAGGCTGCGGCAGAGCAGGTGGACTATGCGGCGGCGGCGCTGCGACTGCACCCCGACATCCATCTGTTCCCGGCGATACCGCAACGGCGGTCATCGACCGCGGAGACGCGCATGCTGCTGCCCGAGCGGGTCAGCCACCGCGACGCCCGATTCAACGTCAGCCGCGCCGCGCTGCTGGTGGTGGCGCTGACCGAGCGGCCCGATTTGCTGATGACGGCGACCGAGGACGTGCTGCACCAGCCGCAGCGCGCCGCGGCGCAGCCCGAGTCGGCGCAGTTCCTGCAACTGCTGCGCCGGCATGGGATCGCCGCTGTGCTCTCCGGCGCCGGTCCGGCGGTGATCGCGCTGAGCACCGCGGCCGAATTGCCCGCTGAGGTGCTGGAGGACCCGGCGGCGCGCGGGTTCGCTGTGAGCGAGATGCGAGTCGGCGACGCGGTCAAATGGAACACCGGTGTGGTGGTGCCCGGTTGA
- a CDS encoding glycosyltransferase family 4 protein: MSSLLALADRGAGVPLRELALVGLTAAIITYFTTGPVRWLATRLGAVAYPRERDVHVQPTPRMGGLAMYVGIVAAIFLASQLPALTRGFVYSTGMPAVVLAGGVIMGIGLLDDKWGLDALTKFAGQITAASVLVTMGVAWSVLYIPIGGVGTVVLDQVSSILLTLALTVSVVNAMNFVDGLDGLAAGLGLITALAICLFSVGLLQDHGGDVLFYPPALISVVLAGACLGFLPHNFHPAKIFMGDSGSMLIGLMLAAASTTAAGPISQSAYGARDVFALLSPFLLVAAVVCVPALDMLLAIIRRTRAGRSPFSPDKMHLHHRLLQIGHSHRRVVLVIYLWVGIVAFGTAGTIFFDPRYTGAVMLGAMLIAIVVTLIPLLRREDGLEDNPYDAR, from the coding sequence GTGAGCAGCCTGCTCGCGCTTGCCGATCGTGGTGCCGGCGTGCCGTTGCGCGAGCTCGCGCTGGTCGGGCTGACCGCCGCGATCATCACCTACTTCACCACCGGGCCGGTCCGCTGGCTGGCCACTCGGCTCGGTGCGGTCGCCTACCCGCGCGAACGCGACGTCCATGTGCAGCCGACCCCGCGGATGGGCGGGCTGGCGATGTATGTCGGAATCGTCGCCGCGATCTTCCTGGCATCCCAGCTGCCGGCGCTCACCCGCGGCTTCGTCTACTCCACCGGCATGCCGGCGGTGGTGCTCGCCGGCGGGGTGATCATGGGCATCGGCCTGCTCGACGACAAATGGGGCCTGGACGCGTTGACCAAGTTCGCCGGCCAGATCACCGCGGCCAGCGTGCTGGTCACCATGGGCGTCGCCTGGAGCGTGCTCTACATTCCGATCGGCGGTGTCGGCACGGTGGTGCTCGATCAGGTGTCGTCGATCCTGCTCACCCTGGCGCTGACGGTGTCGGTGGTCAACGCGATGAACTTCGTCGACGGGCTCGATGGGCTCGCGGCCGGACTCGGTCTGATCACGGCACTGGCGATCTGCCTGTTCTCCGTCGGCCTGCTGCAGGATCACGGGGGCGACGTGCTGTTCTACCCGCCGGCGCTGATCTCGGTGGTGCTCGCGGGGGCCTGTCTGGGCTTCCTGCCACACAACTTCCATCCAGCCAAGATCTTCATGGGCGATTCCGGTTCGATGCTGATCGGGCTGATGCTGGCCGCCGCGTCCACGACCGCGGCGGGACCGATCTCGCAGAGCGCCTACGGCGCCCGCGACGTCTTCGCGCTGCTGTCGCCGTTCCTGCTGGTGGCGGCCGTGGTGTGTGTGCCGGCGCTGGACATGTTGCTGGCGATCATCCGCCGCACCCGCGCCGGACGCAGCCCGTTCAGCCCCGACAAGATGCACCTGCACCACCGGTTGCTGCAGATCGGCCACTCCCACCGCCGAGTGGTGTTGGTGATCTATCTGTGGGTGGGGATAGTCGCGTTCGGTACGGCCGGCACCATCTTCTTCGACCCGCGCTACACCGGGGCGGTGATGCTGGGTGCGATGCTCATCGCGATTGTCGTTACGCTCATCCCGCTGCTGCGCCGCGAGGACGGCCTGGAGGACAACCCCTACGACGCGCGGTAG
- a CDS encoding F0F1 ATP synthase subunit C, whose protein sequence is MADPNLIGLGALIGGGLIMGGGAIGAGIGDGIAGNALIAGIARQPEAQGRLFTPFFITVGLVEAAYFINLAFMALFVFATPIAATQ, encoded by the coding sequence ATGGCAGATCCCAATCTGATCGGACTTGGGGCACTCATCGGCGGCGGCCTCATCATGGGCGGCGGCGCCATCGGCGCCGGTATCGGTGACGGTATCGCCGGTAATGCGCTGATCGCCGGTATCGCCCGTCAGCCCGAGGCTCAGGGCCGGCTGTTCACCCCGTTCTTCATCACGGTTGGTCTGGTCGAGGCGGCCTACTTCATCAACCTGGCCTTCATGGCGTTGTTCGTCTTCGCCACCCCGATCGCCGCGACGCAGTAA
- the atpB gene encoding F0F1 ATP synthase subunit A: MTESILAAGGIEVGHHETAVWPLLGEVNIDTIISSSIAAVIVIALALFLRAKVTSTGVPSGVQLFFEAITIQMRNQVEGAIGMKIAPFVLPLAVTIFVFILTCNWLSVLPVQYSNEHGVHELLSSAAADINFVLALALFVFVGYHLAGFWRRGFIGHPLRVLKGHVTVLAPINLVEEIAKPVSLSLRLFGNIFAGGILVSLIALLGPYFMVLPNAIWKSFDLFVGLIQAFIFALLTILYFSQAMELDEDHH, from the coding sequence ATGACTGAGTCGATCCTGGCCGCGGGAGGCATCGAGGTCGGCCACCACGAGACCGCGGTGTGGCCGCTGCTCGGTGAGGTCAACATCGACACCATCATCTCCAGCTCGATCGCCGCAGTGATCGTGATCGCCCTGGCGCTGTTCCTGCGTGCCAAGGTCACTTCCACCGGGGTTCCCAGCGGTGTACAGCTGTTCTTCGAGGCCATCACCATTCAGATGCGCAACCAGGTCGAGGGCGCCATCGGGATGAAGATCGCGCCGTTCGTGTTGCCGCTGGCGGTCACCATCTTCGTATTCATCCTGACCTGCAACTGGCTCTCGGTGCTGCCCGTGCAGTACTCCAACGAGCACGGCGTCCACGAGTTGCTTTCTTCAGCTGCTGCCGACATCAACTTCGTGCTGGCGCTGGCGCTCTTCGTCTTCGTCGGCTACCACCTGGCCGGCTTCTGGCGTCGGGGCTTCATCGGCCACCCGCTGCGGGTGCTCAAGGGCCACGTGACGGTGCTGGCGCCGATCAACCTGGTCGAGGAGATCGCCAAGCCGGTCTCGCTGTCCCTGCGTCTGTTCGGCAACATCTTCGCCGGCGGCATCCTGGTCAGCCTGATCGCGTTGCTCGGGCCCTACTTCATGGTGCTGCCGAACGCGATCTGGAAGTCCTTCGACCTGTTCGTCGGCCTGATCCAGGCCTTCATCTTCGCGCTGCTGACCATCTTGTACTTCAGCCAGGCCATGGAGCTCGATGAAGACCACCACTAG
- a CDS encoding F0F1 ATP synthase subunit B, with protein sequence MGDMSVAVLVLSQAAEEGPKKSFLVPDGTFFAVLAIFLIVLGVISTFVVPPIMKVLRERENMVTKTLADNRESAEQFAAADADYEKQMAAARLEASTVRDEARAEGRKAIEEQRSAAEAEVASTLQAATDQLKQEGDAVSEQLQARVATLSTTLASRILGVEVETLSAASTGR encoded by the coding sequence ATGGGTGACATGAGCGTTGCTGTTCTGGTACTGAGCCAGGCGGCCGAGGAAGGCCCGAAGAAGAGCTTCCTTGTACCCGACGGCACCTTCTTCGCCGTGCTCGCGATCTTCCTGATCGTGCTCGGCGTGATCAGCACTTTCGTCGTGCCGCCGATCATGAAGGTGCTGCGGGAGCGCGAGAACATGGTCACCAAGACGCTCGCCGACAACCGCGAGTCAGCCGAGCAGTTCGCTGCCGCGGACGCCGACTACGAGAAGCAGATGGCGGCGGCGCGCCTGGAGGCGTCGACGGTTCGCGACGAAGCTCGGGCCGAGGGCCGCAAGGCCATCGAAGAGCAGCGGTCGGCAGCGGAGGCGGAGGTGGCCTCGACATTGCAGGCCGCCACCGACCAGCTCAAGCAGGAAGGCGATGCGGTGAGTGAGCAGCTGCAGGCCCGGGTGGCGACGTTGTCGACCACCCTGGCCAGTCGGATTCTCGGCGTCGAGGTCGAGACACTCTCCGCGGCGAGCACGGGGCGGTAG
- a CDS encoding ATP synthase subunit I, producing the protein MTTPAQDAPLVLPSVVFQPIRLLLICAALTGVAIAAAAQFGRPMFGVFFGLGLALGLANALLIRRSALRITAQDHPLKKKMALNSASRLLVISVIGLAIAYQFRPEGLGALFGLALFEVVLVLTTMLPVVRKLRAQASESGAEGTEND; encoded by the coding sequence GTGACGACACCAGCGCAGGATGCGCCGTTGGTGTTGCCGTCGGTGGTATTTCAGCCGATTCGGCTGCTGCTCATCTGTGCGGCACTGACCGGTGTCGCGATCGCCGCGGCCGCCCAGTTCGGCCGGCCGATGTTCGGGGTGTTCTTCGGGCTGGGCCTGGCGCTCGGGCTGGCCAATGCGCTGCTGATCCGCCGGTCGGCGCTGAGGATCACCGCCCAAGACCATCCGCTGAAGAAGAAGATGGCGCTGAACTCGGCGTCCCGCCTGCTGGTCATCAGCGTGATCGGCCTGGCGATCGCCTACCAGTTCCGGCCCGAGGGCCTCGGTGCACTGTTCGGATTGGCCTTGTTCGAGGTGGTGTTGGTGCTGACCACCATGCTGCCAGTGGTAAGAAAGCTCCGCGCGCAAGCGTCTGAGTCCGGCGCTGAAGGGACGGAAAATGACTGA
- the rho gene encoding transcription termination factor Rho — MTETDLFTAEGGTGQDSLSAPQSAPENLDQGAPAAPAASDDATAASAADATSAPATTESAPVAAPDNGAATTTPDPSLSAMVLPELRALANRVGVKGASGMRKSELIAAIREVGDNGGNGGNGGNGGNAGNAVAPKAEDAPAETSANGAANGAEPTRAEAGESGEAKATEAPPRRERRSASRDTGAPAADGGEQAKGEPRKQGEAHKQDKPDEKTEQSGGRRDGAKSEESAQGKGSEQGGDQNRGQQGGQQNSDDDDGRGGRRGRRFRDRRRRGERGGEGGEAELREDDVVQPVAGILDVLDNYAFVRTSGYLAGPNDVYVSMNMVRKNGLRRGDAVTGAVRVPREGEGGDKNPRQKFNPLVRLDSVNGGPVEDAKNRPDFNKLTPLYPNQRLRLETSGDKLTTRIIDLIMPIGKGQRALIVSPPKAGKTTIMQDIANAITRNNPECHLMVVLVDERPEEVTDMQRSVKGEVIASTFDRPPSDHTQAAELAIERAKRLVEQGKDVVVLLDSITRLGRAYNNASPASGRILSGGVDSTALYPPKRFLGAARNIEDGGSLTIIATAMVETGSTGDTVIFEEFKGTGNAELKLDRKIAERRVFPAVDVNPSGTRKDELLLSPDEFAIVHKLRRLLSGLDSHQAIDLLMSQLRKTKNNYEFLVQVSKTTPGMDND, encoded by the coding sequence GTGACCGAAACGGACCTCTTCACGGCTGAAGGCGGCACTGGACAGGATTCTCTGTCGGCCCCCCAGAGCGCTCCCGAGAACCTCGATCAGGGCGCTCCTGCGGCCCCCGCTGCCAGCGACGATGCCACCGCGGCGTCTGCCGCGGACGCCACCTCGGCGCCGGCCACCACGGAGTCGGCGCCTGTTGCGGCACCTGACAACGGTGCCGCGACGACCACGCCGGACCCCTCGTTGTCGGCGATGGTGCTGCCCGAGCTGCGGGCGCTGGCCAACCGCGTCGGCGTCAAAGGCGCTTCCGGGATGCGCAAGAGCGAGCTGATCGCCGCGATCCGCGAGGTCGGCGACAACGGCGGCAATGGCGGTAATGGCGGTAATGGCGGCAATGCCGGCAATGCCGTGGCCCCGAAGGCCGAGGACGCGCCCGCCGAGACATCTGCCAACGGCGCGGCCAACGGCGCCGAGCCCACCCGGGCCGAGGCCGGCGAAAGCGGCGAGGCCAAAGCCACCGAGGCGCCGCCGCGTCGTGAACGGCGCAGCGCCAGCCGCGACACCGGCGCACCCGCCGCCGACGGCGGAGAGCAGGCCAAGGGTGAGCCCCGCAAGCAGGGCGAAGCCCACAAGCAGGACAAGCCCGACGAGAAAACCGAGCAGTCCGGTGGCCGTCGCGACGGCGCCAAGTCCGAGGAATCGGCTCAGGGCAAGGGCAGCGAACAAGGCGGGGACCAGAACCGGGGCCAACAGGGCGGCCAGCAGAACTCCGACGACGACGATGGGCGCGGGGGCCGGCGTGGCCGGCGCTTCCGGGACCGTCGCCGCCGCGGCGAACGGGGCGGCGAGGGCGGAGAGGCCGAACTGCGCGAGGACGACGTCGTCCAGCCGGTGGCCGGGATCCTCGACGTGCTGGACAACTACGCGTTCGTGCGCACCTCCGGCTACCTGGCCGGTCCCAACGACGTCTACGTGTCGATGAACATGGTTCGCAAGAACGGGCTGCGCCGCGGCGACGCGGTGACCGGCGCGGTGCGGGTGCCCAGAGAGGGAGAAGGCGGCGACAAGAATCCGCGGCAGAAGTTCAACCCGCTGGTGCGGCTGGACTCCGTCAACGGCGGGCCCGTCGAAGACGCCAAGAACCGTCCCGACTTCAACAAGCTGACCCCGCTGTACCCCAACCAGCGGCTGCGGCTGGAGACCTCGGGCGACAAGCTGACCACCCGGATCATCGACCTGATCATGCCGATCGGCAAGGGCCAGCGCGCGCTGATCGTGTCGCCGCCCAAGGCCGGTAAGACCACGATCATGCAGGACATCGCCAACGCGATCACCCGCAACAACCCGGAATGCCACCTGATGGTGGTGCTGGTCGACGAGCGGCCCGAGGAAGTCACCGACATGCAGCGCTCGGTCAAGGGTGAGGTCATCGCCTCCACCTTCGACCGGCCGCCGTCAGACCACACCCAGGCCGCCGAACTGGCCATCGAGCGGGCCAAGCGCCTGGTCGAGCAGGGCAAGGACGTCGTGGTGCTGCTGGACTCGATCACCCGGCTGGGGCGTGCCTACAACAACGCCTCGCCGGCGTCGGGCCGCATCCTGTCCGGTGGTGTGGACTCCACCGCGCTGTACCCGCCCAAGCGGTTCCTGGGCGCGGCCCGCAACATCGAAGACGGCGGCTCGCTGACCATCATCGCCACGGCGATGGTCGAGACCGGCTCCACCGGTGACACGGTGATCTTCGAGGAGTTCAAGGGCACCGGCAACGCCGAGCTCAAGCTGGACCGCAAGATCGCTGAGCGCCGGGTGTTCCCGGCGGTCGACGTCAACCCGTCCGGCACCCGCAAGGACGAGCTGCTGCTCTCGCCGGACGAGTTCGCCATCGTGCACAAGCTGCGTCGGCTGCTCTCGGGCCTGGACTCGCATCAGGCCATCGATCTGCTGATGAGTCAGCTGCGCAAGACCAAGAACAACTACGAGTTCCTGGTCCAGGTCTCCAAGACCACACCGGGAATGGACAACGACTGA
- the prmC gene encoding peptide chain release factor N(5)-glutamine methyltransferase — protein MSALRDAIDSATAVFADAGIDSARYDAEELAAHAAGTDRGRLALLEPPGDLFFGRYRELVAARRSRIPLQHLIGTAAFGPVTLHVGPGVFVPRPETEALLEWVLKQVVDQRFPPSPVIVDACTGSGALAVALAHSLPGARVLAVDDSEIALGYARRNCADTSVELIRADVTAPGLLSELGGRVDLLVSNPPYIPDGAQLDPEVAQYDPAHALFGGPDGMSVITPLAALAARLLRPGGLFAVEHDDTTAAATVETVRGTGSFDDVVSRSDLTGRPRFVTAVRNGQL, from the coding sequence GTGAGCGCGCTGCGGGACGCGATCGACTCCGCGACAGCGGTCTTCGCCGACGCCGGAATCGACTCGGCCCGATACGACGCCGAAGAACTCGCCGCCCACGCCGCCGGTACCGATCGTGGCCGGCTGGCGCTGCTGGAGCCGCCCGGTGACCTCTTCTTCGGGCGTTACCGGGAACTGGTCGCCGCGCGTCGATCCCGGATCCCGCTGCAGCATCTGATCGGGACCGCGGCGTTCGGACCGGTGACGCTGCACGTCGGTCCGGGGGTGTTCGTCCCGCGGCCGGAGACCGAGGCCCTGCTCGAATGGGTTCTGAAACAGGTTGTGGATCAACGGTTTCCCCCGAGTCCGGTGATCGTCGACGCCTGCACCGGTTCCGGCGCACTGGCGGTCGCATTGGCCCACAGCCTTCCCGGCGCCCGGGTGCTCGCCGTAGATGACTCCGAGATCGCGCTGGGCTACGCGCGACGCAATTGCGCGGACACATCGGTGGAATTGATCCGAGCGGATGTCACCGCGCCCGGTCTGTTGTCCGAGCTGGGCGGCCGGGTCGACCTGCTGGTCAGCAACCCGCCCTACATTCCCGACGGCGCACAGCTGGATCCCGAAGTGGCCCAGTACGATCCGGCTCATGCACTGTTCGGCGGGCCGGATGGCATGTCGGTGATCACCCCGCTGGCGGCCCTGGCCGCACGCCTGCTGCGCCCCGGTGGCCTGTTCGCCGTCGAGCACGACGACACCACCGCCGCGGCCACAGTCGAAACCGTGCGCGGCACCGGATCTTTCGACGACGTGGTGTCCAGATCGGACCTGACCGGCCGGCCCCGGTTCGTCACGGCGGTCAGGAACGGTCAACTATGA